CGGGGTACATATTCTCGCAGTACTCGGTGTAGCCAATCGTGTCGTCGCTGAAGAGCGTGAGGCCGGACAGCCACTCGTTGCAGGCCTTGATGGTCCTGCCGTTCTGGGTGACCGGCTCCTGCCCGGTTGGGGCATGGAAGTCGGCGGGGTTGATGCTTGTGGGCACGGTCGAGGAGGCCGAGCTGGTCGCGCTTTCCGTGACGGTCACGGTGACCGCTGCGGGCGTGGAGTCGTCGTGTGAACAGGCAGTGAGCAGGGTGGGTGTAGCCAGCACGCACATCGCGCCCGTGAGGAGCTTTTTCATGGGAATCCTAAAGGTCATTCTTGTGAGGGGGAGGGGTGTTTGCCGAGGCGAGGGAACGGATCCGCAAACGATTTCAGGCTACGCCTAGGGCGCGACAGGTGATGAATCATCTGTTCGAAAAGTGGCAGGTGGCGGGCGTGGAAGGCGGCTAATCGCGTGGGAAAGTGGGGTTAACCGGGGGTGTACAAATAACTGCTTCAAGATGGAAGTTTCCCGACTTTGTGAAGTTTGCGATGTGGGTCACGCTAACATGTGATGCATGACACGTAATGGGATCCCGATGTGGCTGGGCATCGCCCTCGCCAATTTCACCGTCGCATGGGGTGGCAATCAGTACACGCCCATGCTCATCTTCTACCGTCAGCAGGGCGTATTTAGTTCGTTGTTCGTGGATCTCATGCTCGTGTCCTACGCCGCCGGAATCGCCGTGGGCCTGCTCGTCGCTGGCCACCTTTCGGACCGCTATGGCCGCAAGCCGGTCATGATGCCGATCCCGATCGTCGCCGCGATCGCCTCGCTGGCCATCGCGATCGGCGAGCAGAACGAGCTGCTCATGACGGTGGGGCGCTTCCTCGCCGGCATCGCCGTCGGCGTGGCCATGACCGCGGGCGGCGCCTGGATCAAGGAGCTCAGCTCCAGGAAGTTCGACCCCAAGGCCGTGCCCACCTCGGGCGCGAAGCGCGCCTCCATGGCGCTGACCGCGGGCTTCGCGCTGGGCCCGGTGTGCTCCGGCGTGCTCGCCCAGTGGGTGGCGATGCCGGGCAAGCTCCCGTACCTGGTTCACATCGTCATCTCGATTGCCGCGATCTGGCTCATCAAGGATCTCCCCGAGACCCGCCACTCCACGCACCTGCACGAAAAGGGCGGCTTCCTAAAGGACATGGCCATCCCGTCGATCAAGGCCCCGCGCTTCTTGCTGGTGGTCACCCCGATGGCGCCGTGGGTCTTCGGCGCGGGCTTTACTTCGTACGCGATCCTGCCCGCGCAGATCCGCCACCTCATGACCTACCCCATCGCCATGACCGCGCTCATTGCGCTGGTCACTCTCGGCTCGGGCTTCCTCATCCAGCAGGTCGGCCCGCAGATCGCGGGCGAGTCGAAGGTGCGCGGCCCGGTCACCGCGCTGGTGCTCACCGTCATCGGCATGGGCCTGGCCACCATCGACGTCACCCACCCGAGCGTCTGGTTCACTATGATCTGCGGCGTCTTCCTGGGTGTTACCTACGGCCTGTGCTCCTACATCGGCCTGGCCGAGACCCAGGAGATCGCCACCCCGGAGGACATGGCGGGGCTGACGGGCATCTTCTACATCCTGAGCTACGTGGGCATGTTGTTCCCGGCCGCGCTGACGAAGCTGTCCGACTGGTTTAGCTACACGGAGATGCTCGGCTTCGGCGTGGCGGTCGCGCTGTTCTCGCTGGTGGCCACCATCTTCAACGCCCGCAGGCTGCCTAGGTGAGGTGCAAGAGCGCGCTGAGCTTCTGGAACTCCTCGGCCACGACGTAATGGGTGACCTTGAGCCCGGAACGCTTCTTTGCCAGGAGCCCGGTCTTGGTGAGCTTCTTCAGATGATGGGAGACCGTCGACTGGCTCAGCCCGCTGAGCGCGGTGAGTTCCGTGACGGTGAGCGGCTCGCAGCGCCGGTCCGCGATGTGGGAGATGAGTAGCAGCCTCGTCGGATCCGCAAGCGCCTTGAAGGAGACGGAAAAGCGTTCGGCCTCCTCGGGTGTGAGCACCGTGTACCCCATGCAGCACGGATCCCCCTCGGATATGTCGGCGATCTCGAGGCGGCGTCCTGGTTCCAACGGTTGGGTCACCCCGCCAATATTAGTAGCCCCATGTCTGGGGTGAAAATCCGTGCCAAGTAGTGTATTGATAAACATCGATACAACCTCGTCGGCGAGGCGAGAACTTTAGCGTCGGAAAGCGAAGCAATGGAACCACGGTTATCCTTCCTCGATCGGTTTCTACCAGCGTGGATCATCATCGCGATGGCTGCGGGACTCATGCTCGGGGCGGCGCTGCCGGGCGTGCGCGCGGTGCTGGGCGGCGCGGAGGTCCTTGGGGTGTCGCTGCCCATCGCGCTGGGCCTCCTCGTCATGATGTACCCGCCGCTGGCCAAGGTGCGCTACGACAAGGCCTGGTCAATGGCCTTCGACAAGAAGGTGATGGCCGTATCCATTATCGCCAACTGGGTCGTCGGGCCGCTCGTCATGTTCTCGCTGGCCTGGCTGTTTTTGCCGGACGCCCCGGAGCTGCGCACCGGCGTAGTGATCGTCGGCCTTGCCCGGTGCATCGCGATGGTGGTGGTGTGGACGGATCTCGCGTGCTCCGACCGCGAGCTCACGGTGGTTCTGGTTGCGCTCAACTCCCTGTTTCAGGTGTGCGCGTTCGGCGGGCTCGGGTGGTTCTACCTGCAGGTTCTTCCCTCGTGGCTGGGGCTCGACACGACCGCGGTGAGCTTTTCCCTCCTGCAGATCACGGCATCCGTGCTGGTCTTTCTTGGCGTTCCGCTCCTGCTCGCGATCATCACGCGCACGGTCGGCGAGCGCAGGAAGGGGCGTGACTGGTACCAGGAGCGATTCTTGCCTGCGGTGTCGCCGTTCGCGCTGTGGGGCCTGCTTTTCACCATCGTGGTGCTGTTTAGCCTGCAGGGCGATCGCATCATCGCGGAGCCAGCGACCGTCGCCCGCGTGGCGCTGCCGCTTGTCTGTTACTTCGTGATCATGTTCATGGGCACCTTCCTCGCCGGCCGCGGGCTGGGGCTGGGGTACGAGCAGACCTCCGCGCTGTCTTTTACCGCCGCTGGGAACAACTTCGAGCTGGCCATCGCCGTGTGCATCGGCACGTTTGGCACCCAATCGATCGAGGCGCTGGCAGGCACCATCGGGCCGCTGGTCGAGGTCCCCGTGTTGGTCGCGCTCGTCTATGTGTCGCGCGCCCTGCGCGCGCGGCTTTTCGACGACACGCCTTCGGTGCCGCGCCGATAGCCCCCTGTCGAGC
This is a stretch of genomic DNA from Corynebacterium vitaeruminis DSM 20294. It encodes these proteins:
- the arsB gene encoding ACR3 family arsenite efflux transporter gives rise to the protein MEPRLSFLDRFLPAWIIIAMAAGLMLGAALPGVRAVLGGAEVLGVSLPIALGLLVMMYPPLAKVRYDKAWSMAFDKKVMAVSIIANWVVGPLVMFSLAWLFLPDAPELRTGVVIVGLARCIAMVVVWTDLACSDRELTVVLVALNSLFQVCAFGGLGWFYLQVLPSWLGLDTTAVSFSLLQITASVLVFLGVPLLLAIITRTVGERRKGRDWYQERFLPAVSPFALWGLLFTIVVLFSLQGDRIIAEPATVARVALPLVCYFVIMFMGTFLAGRGLGLGYEQTSALSFTAAGNNFELAIAVCIGTFGTQSIEALAGTIGPLVEVPVLVALVYVSRALRARLFDDTPSVPRR
- a CDS encoding ArsR/SmtB family transcription factor, which encodes MTQPLEPGRRLEIADISEGDPCCMGYTVLTPEEAERFSVSFKALADPTRLLLISHIADRRCEPLTVTELTALSGLSQSTVSHHLKKLTKTGLLAKKRSGLKVTHYVVAEEFQKLSALLHLT
- a CDS encoding MFS transporter, with the protein product MTRNGIPMWLGIALANFTVAWGGNQYTPMLIFYRQQGVFSSLFVDLMLVSYAAGIAVGLLVAGHLSDRYGRKPVMMPIPIVAAIASLAIAIGEQNELLMTVGRFLAGIAVGVAMTAGGAWIKELSSRKFDPKAVPTSGAKRASMALTAGFALGPVCSGVLAQWVAMPGKLPYLVHIVISIAAIWLIKDLPETRHSTHLHEKGGFLKDMAIPSIKAPRFLLVVTPMAPWVFGAGFTSYAILPAQIRHLMTYPIAMTALIALVTLGSGFLIQQVGPQIAGESKVRGPVTALVLTVIGMGLATIDVTHPSVWFTMICGVFLGVTYGLCSYIGLAETQEIATPEDMAGLTGIFYILSYVGMLFPAALTKLSDWFSYTEMLGFGVAVALFSLVATIFNARRLPR